The Lemur catta isolate mLemCat1 chromosome 17, mLemCat1.pri, whole genome shotgun sequence genome segment ACTGCCCTACAGAAAGGGCGGCGTCAGATCATACTCTCCATTTGTAAATTTCAACCCAGGCTCCTTTTTTGATGACCTTGAGCCCAAAATGGACATAAGTTAAATCCAAAGCTCTATCACCTTCCATCTCAGTGTGGCTGTTCTCGGAGCTCTCGGCTCTGCCCCCAGCATCGGGAGATTTTGACTTGACGCTTTCTGCTTGGCTATTGGCTGGGGACAGTGCCTGGAAGGACGTGGTTTCCATGATGTCTGGACTTCGGCTCTGATACTCCTGGTCTCCCATCAGTGAGGACGAGTCGTTGGTCAAGCCGTCGCTCTCCACTGAACCATTTTCTCGGCTGCTCTGCCGCTGCAGGCCAAAAGAGGCAGGACCCACTTTCCCTGGGGCATCTAAAGATGCCATCATAGCGAACCCTAGAGTGGGCGATGCAGAGTGGATACTGGTGAGAGGCCCGGGGACCTTCACGGAGCTACTGGGGCCCTCCTGAGAGCTGACCTCATCTACATCGATGCTTTCAACGACATCATCATGGCAGATGGCACTCGCATTGCCGTTCTCACTGACCATCACCGGTTCGGGACCCGTAAAGTCACAGGGATTCTCCGGCAGGGGTGTGTTGGGAATCTGACCGCCCATGTGCATCCGAATATGCTGCTGCAACATCACGGCATTGGTAAACTTCTTCTGACAGATGGGGCAGGAATGCTGCGTCTTTATGGACGTGTTGGTTCGGTGAACCCCGAGGTGTGTCTTCAAGTTGCCTTTGGTAGAAAAAGCTCGGCCACAGATCTTACACTGGAATGGtctctccccagtgtgggtgcGGTAATGCATCTTGAGGGAGCTTTGGCAGCTTAGGACTCGGTGGCAAATGAGACATTCGTTGGGGTCAGTGGTGGCCTTGTCGATGTTCTCCACCAGCTGCTGCAATTTCAGGGTCTCTGACCCTGGCTCGGGGGTCCCACTCCCTTGGAAGCCACCAACCCTTGGGGAATTATGGTttggccccaccccagggagTGTGGGTCCACCCTCACTTTCTGGAGAAGGCCCGGGCTGCAGGTCACTGGGCAATGGGCCACCCACAAGGTCCTTTGGGTTAGTCCCTGAAGAGAGATTTTGAGGTAGCCCTACAGAGGGGGTTACAAGAACAGGTTTGCTGTCTAGAGAGAGACTGGACTCGTCTACAGGGACAGGTACAGAGAGTGCATAGGGGACGCCATTTCCTGCCACCATTTTGTCCTGGAACTCGGCAAACAGCTGGGGGTTTGCCTTCACCTGGGGATGTCGGTGAAAGTGCACCTTGAGGTTGCCCTTGGTGGTGAAGCGATGACCACAGACAGAGCACACGAAGGGTCTCTCTCCAGTGTGGGAGCGGAGGTGGATCTGCAAGGAGCTATCAGTCCCAAAAACCTTGCTACAGTACTTACACTTGTGCTTGTAGAGGATGGCCTCGTCTTTGGGTTTGACATCCACCGCAGAGATGTTCGGTggcttccctttccctttcttggATGGGTCTAGTGCCACAGTGGAGAAAGGACTCTGGAAGAACACCGAGCCTGGGGTCTGGGGCAGCAAAGCACCCGGGAGGCGAGACATGACATTTGGGAGCACCCTTGTCCCATCTGGCTTCAGTGCAAAGGGCGTCAGCCCCGGGGACAGAGAGCTGGCAGTGGAAGGGATGTTGGCATGAGGTAGCTTGGGTTGTTTCAAGGCGTCCAGAGACAGACCTTGGCTTCCAGCTTTCTGGCTGAGCAAAGCCACAGCTGCAGAAACCTGCTGGGACACGTGGCTGCCCAAGGTCTTCAGGGTGTCGGCTCCCGCCCCACCTGAGTGGAGGGCATGGGCGGCCCACATGTTCACCTGAACTCGGATCTGCTCAGTGAGCTGGATCTgctgtagctgctgctgctgtagaCACAGGATTTGCTCAAGGACCCATGGGATGCTGTTGGCACCGGGCACAGAGGCTGGCAGTGCATCTGCGCTCCGCTGATTCACCGCCACCTTGGTGCCCCGGAGTGCCTGCAGAGTCACATTAGTGTTGGCCACTTTGCCTTTGGGTAAATAGCTTATGTCCTGGGGTGTGGGTGGCAGAGCCGTCTCTGTCTTTAAGTACACCACTGACTCCACACCTGGCTTCTCCTTCATGTCCCCTGAGCTGCCACTGTGCTCCCTATGACCGTCCTTACTGCTCGGACTAGGTGGCTGGTGACTCAGCACAGCTCCGGAGAAGTCTTCTGAAGGCACTGGCCCCTCGCTGTCATTCATGATGAGGACAGGTGGACTTTTAGTGCAATTTTTCTTATGTTCCAAGAATTCAGAGATGCTAAAGAATTCCGCACAGCATTTCTCACAGACGTGAGTCTCCTCCCGACGAAGCCGCTTTGCCGTCGATTCCTCCCCACTCGCTTCTTCATCATTCCCTGGGTGGCTCATTGGAGCACCTGTGACAAGAGAGAAAAAGCTAAGAACTGTGCCCCTCAAAAGAGTTTGGGGGAAGAATCCCAGCTCACAATCTAACAGAGGTCTTTGTTATCTGTTGGAACAGGCAGGAGACAGTGTGAGGGAAATAAAGTCATTCAAAGGAGCCTGAAACGAACGAACTAAGTACTTATGCTGTTACTAGATGTGTCTCCCCCAGCCACCCCCCAAAAGATATGGCCAAGTCTTAACCCCAACCCCAGACCTGTGCATGTGACCTTATGTGGACACAATCTTTGCAAATGTAAGTTGGTCCCTAAACTCAATGCCTGGTATCCttttaagagaaaggaaacagaggtttgagacagagacagagatggtcaggccatgtgaagatggagttACGTGGCTATAAGCCAGGGATGGTTCGAAGCCAACCGAGGGTAACAGATCAGATTCTCTCCTAGATCCTCTAGAGCAGCAGgtcccaacctttctggcaccagggactcatgtcatggaagacaatttctacacggACAGCAGGGCacggtggagctctgcagcccgggGCTTGGGGACCGTAGCTCTAGAAGGAATCAACCCTGCTAACACCTAAATTTTAAATGCCTGGTCTTCAGAAcagtgagagaatacatttctattgttttaagccatccagtttgtggcaGTTTGTGATAGTAGCCTAGAAAGTACAcataaattgttaaaataattccTGTCCAAACCCTGTGCACCCCACTCAGAGCTAGCTTGCAAAGACAAATGGATTTCACGCAGTCAATaaaaaggacattggaaacctgCTCAAATAATGGTCATTGGTCTCCCCCCTGGGCCCACTGAAAGAGAAATTGCAGTAAATCAGTCATTCAGCCAGTGTAATGACCACCTACCTACCAGGGACCATAAAAGTTTGAAGGCGCCAACAGTTATGATGGCAGTACTAAATTCACTTGAAATGTGGAGAACACCACACTGTGTGAATTCAGATAGGAAGGCCAAGAGAGATTCCTAGGAATaaattcacagatgagaaaacattgGGGCGGGGGGAAGATGGCAACGTTTAAGAAAGATATGATCATAGAAAGACTTCATTTATCTTCCAAGTTACGAAAAACCCCACTGAAAAGTCCTAACAGTTAGGACATTAAAACCAAACACAGCCCTGTTCCTAAAAATGATTGATCCATGGATTTCTTTTATAACCTGGGTCTATTCACATTAGGGTTAGTGCTAGTCTATACATTGTTTCTTGGGCCTGTGCTTTTGCCAGATGCTTGAGGTCCTTTGCATAAGAGGCCTGGGGAAGTTTCTGGAAGCCACCTCATTGttctcacctgctgctgtgcccTTGTATACCCCGTCACTAAGAAGCCCACTGGAGCTTGGGGCTTCAGGACAAAGACCTGGGCATCTCAGAGCCTAGGAATCTAAACCACACAGTCAGTCACACAAGTATACAGCAATCCAGGTATGAAGAAGGGTATTTTTggcagaaataaatgtttatagcagcaaagaAGTAAGTTTTGTTCCACCCACAGTACAAAAATTATGCAGAATTTCTGTATGCCATAgaagttaagtgaaaaaaaataggtTGCAGAACAGTATATAAACAAAACATGAccattttgtttaaaacaaaacctgCACTTGAAAAGTACAAATGCATGGAGAAAAGACCAGGAAGGGTTCCCACGACtgtaaaattattactttttaggTTACCAAACTAGCATATTTTATCTTTCAACTTCTTGAGTGATTATACTTCTTAAAACTCTAGGCTTTTTTGGACTGAGCAATTCACCAACAGTTTGGAGGAGGGACTGATCTTAAAGCATGGCCTTAATAAACTGTCTTAATCTTTACTAATTTCAGACTGGGTAATAACATGAAGTTTGTTGTTACTAAACACGCATAATCACACACAATCGGATGGCAACCTCATAAAATAGATGCTTGGATTAAGTAAAGTTATCAATTTAACCAGGACTGCTGAGAACAATGACTTGCAGTCATGTAATGcctaattcattcaacaatagtGCTCACCTCCTACTGAGTGCGAGGCAGGGGCCAAGCAGGGGCCCAATGTGAAAAGATGAGCCTAAATTTGGACTATGTGCCCCCTAATGCCCCAAACTATCATCATTCAATCCCATTAAATAGCAACCCCATttaaagagtggaaaaacaaggcTCTcagaagtgacctgcccaaggtaaTACAATTAGAAATTAGTGAcagataactttctttttttttttttgccttcctaCAGATAACTTTGGAACGCTTACTATTTATGTGCCAGGTGAGATTCTAAACAATTTATGTTATTAAGAACTCTAGGAGACAGGGACTATTTTCTTATTcgacagaggaggaaactgaggcacaggggatAGTACCTTCCCGAAGGTAACACACATGGCAAACTGCAGAGCCAACACGAAAACCCAGGCACCCGGTGCCCAGACCTTCTATCTGAACCCTTCCTTTGTACACTGCCCATCATGTTTCTTCTGTTAAGATTGCAACTATCTTTCCTCCCACAGAAACCCTAAGCTGGACAGGAAAGCCAGGGAGGTTGGGTTGGTTAGGAAGGGGTGAGAGTAGAACACTTATTACTGTCTTGTTTCTAGAACTTCCAGGTAGAGTTCCAGTCATAGGCCTTTCTTAAGGCTTCAGTGCTGCCCCGATTCAGTcttatttcaaaagttaaaaatacttgTCAATTCCTAGAACCCTGGGAACCATTTACCAGGGAACCCCCAATTCCCAGATAAATAGTATGATATCTGTTTGATTTCCCAAGACTTGAAATGCGGTGCTTACGAGAGTGTTACCCTGCACAATCTTTCTGGAAGGGCAATCTTGGCAACTATGTGTTGAgaactttaaaaagtgaaaccTTTAAAAAAGTTTCTCTTACAGGGGAAACACACACTATTGGTAGGTATGTATAAATGGATACAGCTTTTTCAGGGAGCGATCTGGCAACATCTTAATTTTAGTGCAATTTCCTTTTGGCTCAGCAGTTCCTGTGTTCGGAATTTTCTTTCTGTCATACAaggatatttattgcagcatttctTATAtcaacaaacagcaacaacaaaaccagaTGTACCCTGGTCCCTCAGTAAGTTTTTGGTTAAATTAATTAGGGTATAGAAAAGATGAACACTTTGTAGCCTACAAAAATAAAGCAGACCTACATGATATGTGCGGGTCTATAGGACAACTGTCcaggattttattaatatttcaaaaggagaaaacaagGGCAGAAAACAGGATGTATACATAATGTGCTGCTATTTGTGTTTcatgaaaagatataaatatgtaCACGGAAAATCTGAAATGATAAAAGAGAAACTGTTGCTGGTCTCCACCTCCAGGAGAGCAGGCCTGAAGACTGGAAGAGAGAAACTCTATAAACTGTATACACTTTTGTACCAGGGCTTCATCTTTTAAATTAGCATCAAAAGCCCCCCAGAAAGCAAAGCCATCTCCTTAGTCAAGCAGGATCTCTTTAATTTGCCCTTTGTCTCAGCTACTCTACTTATGGAAATCTTTAATAAAGCCCATGCAAAAATGTTAACCACTCCACTCCACTCCACATTTTAAGGGCCAAAGCTATCCACTACCACCACCCTCCCCAAACAAGGGACAAAAACTTACACTTCTACTCTTGTACCTTAAGTCATTTATCTTCCTAGCCATGTAATGAAACAAGTATCTTTGTTCCCATTCTGCAGatgtgggaaactgaggctcagaaataaTTAAATGGCTCAAGACAACATACTGCCAGCTAGAATGCAGAAGTGCAAGTACTGGACTCTTCGATACTATTTTAAAAGAGCACTACAATGAGTGGCCCAATTCACAATTCTTTCTTCTACAGCAGAGTTTtcccaaaaatctttttttcatttcacccCTCTATGGACACTTTTCGTGTTTTTCCTAATTGCCTctcccatgaaattttaatatcacaaacatattatatacatgtatgtcCTGTGGAAGGCCACAAGCCATTGTaatatcaataaatgttttgtCCCTTCCCCCCAAAACTATTTTCATCCCCTTAGGGGCAATATCCCCTGATTGAAACCGCATGTTCTAAAGcagccatttttaaattgggtctatgaaattagataagaaaaaaacatatcttCACTAAGCTGAagtaaaattcaacatttctttCCATCAGGCACATAAGGAGCACACCACAGTGCTATTAGCAGAAACTGTGACTTTTGTCATCAGTGGAAACCATGAATATTTTACATGCTGTCATGCTTGTTACAAGACTTGGAAATTTTGGTGGTTACCTGACAGGCTGTTAGATTTTGTTACTTACTGTATTAATAAAGAGGCACATATTCCTAAAtcatgaatgtttttgtttttgatatctatatttcaatgaaatttattttatatatttagacaCATCATGTTGAGAAGGGATCTACGGCACAAAAAAGGTTAAGCTCCCCTACGTTAGAAGGAGCCAACAGTTCCCAAGAGTGATTTACAGCCCGAATACCAGCTTGCTTTGCTGTATACACAAGCTCACCTCTTCCGTAGCCTCCAACCAATACCAGCAACATCCCACTTGAGTCTTAAAACAGCAGCAACTCTGTTTGCTTGTGCAGTAAAAAGTACTTCTACATCCAGACCACCATTGGCAAATACTCAAACAGTATTTGCCAAGGAGTAAGAAGATTCTGTTATGAACAATTGCAGGGTATGCGCTTAAGTtaacccaaaaggaaaaaaagcaaagttcAGATGCATTACACAGCAACTAGTTCTTCCATCcctctaccccacccccaccccgaatTTTAGGAATGTTATCTCTCAGCATCTAGTTATCCAATAAGTTGGAAGAATGCAGTAAACCCAGCAGGGGTCTTAGATTCAATCACTGCCAAATGGATAGAAAATACTCTTACTATTGTATAGGAAGAAAATTATTCATCTACTAGAGTCCAATTAAATTGTGGAGACACTAAAACACTTCAAAATAAAACCTGTATATCTTGATAAAAGTATTATGACTCAAGCTTATCTTTTTTTCATCCCtacattaaaagaattataaggaGCAGATTATCTGAAGCACACAATAtcttccaccctccccacccccaggataATTGcttaccaaaaaacaaaaggaaattatgTCCTGAAGTATTCAACCAATTGAAAGAAAGCACCCTTCTATCAGTTTAATTTTAACACTTCAGTAGAAAGCCTTTAACTTAATTCGTAGATGGCAAATTAGACCTGAAATTAAGTTTCTACTTAATtaagatggggggtggggaggagttcAAACAGCCTTGGGTCAAAATTCTGGGAGTCtgctaaaaaggaaaacagagtgaAAGGCTCAAGCAAGGCTTTATATCTGCTGAGTCTCTCTGCTATCAAGGTTATAGAGATGTGTCCCATTCTGCCTCAACTGGAGCCCAAGCATgtctgtaaactccatgagggcaggggcttttgttccctccttcctctctgctaGAGCCCCCTTGAACAAAGCCTGCCACAGACGTAAAATttgttgggaaaaaaatggattGTGGTGACTGGCAACGCAGTTCTGGTCTACATTTAGAggtctttaaaaatctttagttttttttttttaaataatcaaagatACAATAGGTTAAGGGTGATAAGAAAGGGAACTTCTttaactcttttcatctttttctcagGAAAGTAAGGCCCAGAGAAACCAACCAAATGccaacattattttatttccaacttGCTTCGCTGGGACCACTTAATCTAAAGCTTGCAAAGACCCatctcaacatttaaaaaaaacagtggaGGAGAGATCACCAAACACTAAGCTCCCTCATCAAAGAAAACTGGATTATAAACACTCCTTGGATTCAGAGCAAGGCAAAGCCACTTCACAACCAGGTGTTGCAATTTACTCTAAAACGGGTTAACGATACAATCCCAACACACAGTAAGTCTTCTATAGTTGAAATGATCTAAAATAGTGTGTTTTATCACCCCTGTATAGAGGAAGAACCCAAAGGCTCACAAAAATCAAGCTGGCCTCAAGGTCGCACAGCTGAAAGTCATACAACCAGACTGGAATGCAGCTCTCACTCTGAAACCTTACCAAAAAACCCAACTTCCCAGGCACCAACCCtgcttttcacattttaaaagaaaatactaattttataCCCTGCCTCCTAAGGTTAAGGTGGTCCCCCAACCCATGAGGAAGGCCGCAAGAATGACAAAGTACCATTTCCCTGTGCACTGGAGTGTGCTCTACATTATTATGGTGACGGGATGCATTTTACAAcgcaatttatttttaatcaacaaaAGGGGCTGTGGGCAAATTGCAGCCCCTCTCCCTATGGGAAACCCAGATGAAGTCTAACACAGAAAGTTGGCCTGAAACGTTAACCAACCAGTGCTCAAATCCTTCCAACCAGTGCAAGTCATTTTTGTCGAGAGACTGGAGCTAGTAAGTTATCTGAAATTTGTGAAACTTAATCGTCGATGTTTGTAATCCCGTTTAGCACAATGGGCATTTGACACTCTTTTGAGAAAATGCTAATTTCCCTGTATGTAGTGTTAGCCTCCCCGACCACCTGCAGATTTTTTGATCTGCTAATTGACCGCCAGACGTCATTTTCCTCCCTCAAAAAACTGCATTCTATAATGGCTTTGCAAAATAAGACGAGCCCAATCTTGATTTTCAGAATTATACTTATATATACATTCAAGCTGATCAAACGCACACAGCTAACATACAGCCATTAAAAACGTAGTGCTTGGGAAAACAACCTTCGGTCCCAGGGCGGCAGCTGGAGGCTCTGCAAACACATCCTGGGATCGAGGAACTCTTTCCAAGAACTCCAAAGACTTAGCAAAGACGACCGGGCACAGACCGCGACCGCGCAGGCCAGGGGCGCCCACCGTTGGCCGGGCCCGGCCCGGGGCTCTCCATTCGCCGAACCCGTCCCACCCACCAGGTGTGAGCCAGTTACCTGCGAAGGGACCCGCCTCCCGGCACAGGGCTCGGCTTCGGGACGGGCCTCCAGGGGGCGCCCGCGCGCAACCCGGCCGGACCGTCCGCTACGACCCCGGTGATCAATAGCGAAGTCCCCTCCCAAACCGCGGTGGGAGCGCACGGCCAGGCCCGAGATCCCGGCCCAGCTCAGGTTCACGCTGATCTCAAACTCAAACCGCCGTTAATTTCAGAAGCCCTCGCGTAACAAGCACACCCTCGTCACCCACCGAGGTGCCAAATCACCAAAAGCCCCACTTCTGTGCGCCCACCcaaaaggaagggggaaggggaggtcaGAGCAGGACCAGGGGAGGGGTCAGAGCCAGGAGCTCGCCCCTCCTCTCCGGAGGAAGCAGGCGGGCCGCGGGTTAACCCTTTTGTTCCAGGTGGGCCCGGCGACCGAGCCTCCACGCTCCCctcagccccccgccccccaccccggcaCAAAGAGCGTCCGTCCCGCTGCCGAGACCCCGGGAGTGCGCCGCCCCGACCACCGCGCGCCCCGAAAACGCACCGCCGCCCCCTCGGTCAAGCAGATCCTTCTAATTTGCCCcggaaaaaatgttatttagggGAAATGGGGGATTCCATTGAACTATTATAAAATTGGGCAATGTATTACATTCTCTCCTCGACAAAAAGAGGAGGGAACGGTAGCCAAAAAGGAGCGACGGTCCTCTCAGGAAAACTAGGGCGCCGGAGCCGGGCTCGGAATGCGCGGGGTTGCCGCGCACCTCTGCGGCGGGGCAACTGGAAAGCAGGCGGGAGGCCAGGGAAGCCACGAACCAGACCCGAGAGGGGGTTAAaaatgccccctccccccacgcctATGCTAAAAACTTATCAGGCGACAATTTGGCGGGCCGGGCCGGAGAGGAGATAGTGGGAAGTCGACTCGCCCCGAGAACCCCGGCGGCTGAGTGATTAAGTACGAGGGGAGCGTGCCCCGCCACTCCCGGACCGGCCGGGGTCCCGAACTGCCCTCGACCCGGGAGCCGCTCGCCGCGGGCGCGTGGGCCGGGTCAGCCGCGACCGCCCAGCCCTGGCCCGACCTCTCCCCTTTCACCTCCGGGGCGCGAATTTGGCGATCCGAGCGCCCCAGGAAAGCCGCGCAGAACGCGAGGCCGGGGCTCCCCAGAGGGGCCGCGCGCGTCCGCCTCCCCGGCCCCCGGGCTCGCACCCCTCGGGCCGGCCGCGGTTATTTTTAGGAAGTCGGAAATCAAAGATGGCTGGAGGTCAGGCCCCGAAAGGTTAGGGCGAAGATCGGCAGGCGGCGCAGCCCAGAGAGAAAAGgcgaaaaccagaaaaaaaaaaaagatgttttaaaaaggaaaatatcgtgctctcctcccccacctctccgGTCCTTCCAGGCAGCTCCGCAGCGCGGGTGGCCCGCACCCCAGCTCCCGAGGGTGGGGAGAGGTCGCGCCCCCTCCCCCCTTGGCCCGGGAGGGGCGCGAGCAACAGATCGCCCTCCTCCGGGGGGTCTTCCAGGGGTgcgcccctcctccagccccctaGAAAAGCCCCCGGGGGGTGGTGCAGACGGTGGGGATCCCTGGggttctttcttttaaaagcgGCGCAAGGGAGGGGGAACCTAAGTCACAACAGGGGGGGGGGCACTAGTGAGGGGAGTGGAACCAATTAAGAGAGGGGCAGAGGACAAGGAGAGGGAAACCTTTCAGGAGTGAGGGggttagaggagagagagagttaCAATAAGATGGGAGAGAGCCAGGGTGCAACTTAcacaagagaggaaaagagaagaaagtgtaTAATTTACAAGGGCGCGCGGAGGGGGGTCCGCAGAGAATGAGGCTGCTGGAACTGGACCCCCCGATCTGCGCTGCAGAGTGTGCGCCCGACGCCGCCCGCGCCCCGAAGCCCGCGCCCTCGAGGATCCCGCGTACGTCCGGGAAGCTCCCTCCCCGGGCGGGCGCCCCGGCCCCGCTCACCCGGCTGCCCCGCCGCCAGCGCCGCATCTGCGAACTCCGGGGTCGGCTGCAGCGGCTGTGGCTCGCCCTGGTCCTCCTCCGAGTTGATGTGCTGGGGT includes the following:
- the SALL4 gene encoding sal-like protein 4, which codes for MSHPGNDEEASGEESTAKRLRREETHVCEKCCAEFFSISEFLEHKKNCTKSPPVLIMNDSEGPVPSEDFSGAVLSHQPPSPSSKDGHREHSGSSGDMKEKPGVESVVYLKTETALPPTPQDISYLPKGKVANTNVTLQALRGTKVAVNQRSADALPASVPGANSIPWVLEQILCLQQQQLQQIQLTEQIRVQVNMWAAHALHSGGAGADTLKTLGSHVSQQVSAAVALLSQKAGSQGLSLDALKQPKLPHANIPSTASSLSPGLTPFALKPDGTRVLPNVMSRLPGALLPQTPGSVFFQSPFSTVALDPSKKGKGKPPNISAVDVKPKDEAILYKHKCKYCSKVFGTDSSLQIHLRSHTGERPFVCSVCGHRFTTKGNLKVHFHRHPQVKANPQLFAEFQDKMVAGNGVPYALSVPVPVDESSLSLDSKPVLVTPSVGLPQNLSSGTNPKDLVGGPLPSDLQPGPSPESEGGPTLPGVGPNHNSPRVGGFQGSGTPEPGSETLKLQQLVENIDKATTDPNECLICHRVLSCQSSLKMHYRTHTGERPFQCKICGRAFSTKGNLKTHLGVHRTNTSIKTQHSCPICQKKFTNAVMLQQHIRMHMGGQIPNTPLPENPCDFTGPEPVMVSENGNASAICHDDVVESIDVDEVSSQEGPSSSVKVPGPLTSIHSASPTLGFAMMASLDAPGKVGPASFGLQRQSSRENGSVESDGLTNDSSSLMGDQEYQSRSPDIMETTSFQALSPANSQAESVKSKSPDAGGRAESSENSHTEMEGRSSLPSTFIRAPPTYVKVEVPGTFVGPSILPPGMTPLLGPPRRQPKQHGCTRCGKNFSSASALQIHERTHTGEKPFVCNMCGRAFTTKGNLKVHYMTHGANNNSVRRGRKLPMENAMAVLATEAKRVSEMFPKDVLAPAVNTEPVVWNQYTSMVNGGLAMKTNEISVIQSGGIPTLPVSLGASSVANSAPVSKMDGSQSGVGADGEKPGATDSVPKHQFPHFLEENKIAVS